Proteins from one Mycobacterium sp. SMC-2 genomic window:
- a CDS encoding DUF3263 domain-containing protein, with amino-acid sequence MDSAMARANRSGDDSEIADGLTRREHDILAFERQWWKFAGVKEEAIKELFSMSATRYYQVLNALVDRPEALAADPMLVKRLRRLRASRQKARAARRLGFEVT; translated from the coding sequence ATGGACAGCGCCATGGCGCGGGCAAATCGATCGGGGGACGATTCTGAGATCGCAGATGGGCTCACCCGCCGCGAACACGACATCCTCGCCTTCGAACGTCAGTGGTGGAAATTCGCGGGCGTAAAAGAAGAAGCAATCAAAGAGCTGTTCTCGATGTCGGCGACGCGCTACTACCAGGTGCTCAACGCGCTCGTCGACCGGCCGGAGGCGCTGGCCGCCGACCCGATGCTGGTGAAGCGGTTGCGGCGGCTGCGTGCCAGCCGCCAGAAGGCGCGGGCCGCGCGGCGCCTCGGCTTCGAGGTGACCTGA
- a CDS encoding LytR C-terminal domain-containing protein produces MKERVPDSTGLPLRAMVMVLLFLGVIFLLLGWQALGSSHNSEDDSASPVSTSTSTSPSATPTTTKPVGNRAEVQVYNISTKEGVASRTRDQLTAAGFNVTKVDNMTVPDVSTTTVYYTDADDEHATADAVGKNLGAPVEPRIPALVGEPPGVIVLVTG; encoded by the coding sequence ATGAAAGAGCGAGTCCCCGACTCCACGGGGCTGCCCCTGCGGGCGATGGTGATGGTGCTGTTGTTCCTGGGGGTCATTTTCCTGCTGCTCGGCTGGCAGGCGCTGGGGTCGTCCCACAACTCCGAGGACGACTCGGCGTCGCCGGTGTCCACGTCGACCTCGACCAGCCCGTCGGCCACCCCGACGACCACTAAACCCGTGGGGAATCGGGCCGAGGTGCAGGTGTACAACATCTCGACCAAAGAGGGCGTCGCCTCCCGCACCAGGGATCAGCTCACGGCCGCCGGTTTCAACGTCACCAAGGTCGACAACATGACCGTGCCGGACGTGTCGACCACCACCGTGTATTACACCGACGCCGACGACGAGCACGCGACCGCCGACGCGGTGGGCAAAAACCTGGGCGCGCCCGTCGAACCGCGCATCCCGGCGCTGGTCGGCGAACCGCCCGGGGTCATCGTCCTCGTTACGGGTTGA
- a CDS encoding GNAT family N-acetyltransferase, with protein MFSWPDLGTRVTLRYRRAKGSVPPLTDAVGHLLAVGPVVRVRTKTGAVVEVAADDVVALRVLTDAPVRTSQIRALEHAAAAAQPGAEQQWLEGWLLRAGDGVDFAVPLDVSAHAGTVAAIADWYERRGLTGQLAIPDRLLAPPPGLSAEHTERVLVREVTASAPAGPDPDSETLVRAAVTDAPDGTRWVGLSVTGSGDDRAITAACEALLARAAARGATRAYLVVRGTGSTALADALGFRAHHRRRYFPARSPAWDTV; from the coding sequence ATGTTCTCGTGGCCGGACCTGGGCACGCGGGTGACGCTTCGCTACCGGCGCGCGAAAGGCTCGGTCCCGCCGCTGACCGACGCGGTGGGACATCTGCTGGCGGTCGGCCCGGTGGTGCGGGTTCGGACCAAGACGGGCGCGGTCGTCGAGGTGGCGGCCGACGACGTGGTCGCGCTGCGGGTGCTGACCGACGCGCCGGTACGCACCTCGCAGATCCGGGCGCTCGAGCATGCGGCCGCCGCGGCTCAGCCCGGCGCGGAACAACAGTGGCTCGAGGGCTGGCTGCTGCGCGCCGGGGACGGCGTCGATTTCGCTGTGCCACTGGATGTTTCGGCCCATGCGGGCACCGTCGCGGCGATCGCGGACTGGTATGAGCGCCGCGGGCTGACTGGTCAGCTGGCGATTCCGGATCGATTGTTGGCGCCGCCGCCGGGGCTGAGCGCCGAACACACCGAACGCGTGTTGGTGCGCGAGGTCACCGCTTCGGCCCCGGCCGGGCCGGATCCGGACAGCGAGACGCTGGTGCGCGCGGCGGTGACCGACGCGCCCGACGGCACGCGGTGGGTTGGCCTGTCGGTGACGGGGTCCGGCGATGACCGGGCCATCACGGCCGCGTGCGAAGCGCTGCTGGCCCGGGCCGCGGCCCGCGGCGCGACGCGCGCCTACCTGGTGGTACGCGGCACCGGCTCGACGGCGCTCGCGGACGCGCTGGGCTTTCGGGCCCATCATCGCCGCCGCTACTTTCCGGCCCGCTCGCCCGCCTGGGATACGGTCTAG
- the sodC gene encoding superoxide dismutase[Cu-Zn], with the protein MPQLAGYRTAAVTVSALSAATSVALLGACSPPQHASTSPGTTPAVWTGSPAPSGTGTPEGGPVAAPSGPSIVTHLKAPDGTQVATATFQFNNGYATISIETTSNGVLSPGFHGVHIHKVGKCEPNSVAPTGGAPGDFLSAGGHFQTPGHAAEPASGDLTSLQVRKDGSGTLVTTTDAFAMEDLLTGEKTAIIIHAGADNFANIPPERYTQRNGTPGPDQLTMSTGDAGKRVACGVIGAG; encoded by the coding sequence ATGCCTCAGCTCGCTGGTTACCGCACTGCCGCCGTCACCGTTTCCGCGCTCTCCGCAGCAACTTCCGTCGCGCTGCTGGGCGCGTGCTCGCCGCCGCAGCACGCCTCGACATCGCCGGGCACCACACCGGCCGTCTGGACCGGATCGCCGGCACCCTCGGGAACCGGGACCCCGGAGGGCGGCCCGGTCGCCGCGCCGTCGGGGCCGAGCATCGTCACCCACCTGAAGGCACCCGACGGTACCCAGGTCGCGACCGCCACGTTCCAGTTCAACAACGGCTACGCCACCATCAGCATCGAGACGACCTCCAACGGGGTGCTGTCGCCCGGCTTCCACGGGGTGCACATCCACAAGGTGGGCAAGTGCGAACCCAACTCGGTGGCGCCGACCGGCGGCGCGCCGGGCGACTTCCTGTCGGCCGGGGGGCACTTCCAGACGCCCGGGCACGCGGCCGAACCCGCCAGCGGTGACCTGACCTCGCTGCAGGTGCGCAAGGACGGGTCCGGGACGCTGGTGACCACCACGGACGCGTTCGCCATGGAGGACCTGCTCACCGGCGAGAAGACCGCGATCATCATTCACGCCGGGGCCGACAACTTCGCCAACATCCCGCCGGAGCGCTACACGCAGCGCAACGGAACCCCGGGTCCCGACCAGCTGACGATGAGCACCGGTGACGCCGGCAAGCGGGTCGCGTGCGGTGTGATCGGTGCCGGCTAA
- a CDS encoding peptide deformylase produces the protein MAVVPIRIVGDPVLHTPTQPVPVGPDGSLPADLAELIATMYETMDAAHGVGLAANQIGVGLRVFVYDCADDRGSTQRRRGVVVNPVLETSEIPETMPDPDNDDEGCLSVPGESFPTGRATWARVTGLDADGKPVDIEGTGLFARMLQHETGHLDGFLYLDRLIGRHARAAKRAVKAHGWGVPGLSWLPGEGPDPFGH, from the coding sequence ATGGCAGTCGTACCGATCCGGATCGTCGGCGATCCGGTCTTGCACACGCCGACGCAGCCGGTGCCCGTGGGCCCCGACGGTTCGCTGCCGGCGGACCTGGCCGAGTTGATCGCCACCATGTACGAAACCATGGACGCCGCGCACGGAGTGGGCCTGGCCGCCAACCAGATCGGCGTCGGGCTGCGGGTCTTCGTCTACGACTGCGCCGACGACCGGGGCAGCACCCAGCGCCGCCGCGGTGTGGTGGTCAACCCGGTGCTGGAAACCTCCGAGATACCGGAGACCATGCCCGATCCGGACAACGATGACGAGGGTTGCCTCTCGGTCCCCGGCGAGTCGTTTCCCACCGGCCGCGCCACCTGGGCGCGGGTCACCGGCCTGGACGCCGACGGCAAGCCGGTCGACATCGAGGGCACCGGCCTGTTCGCGCGCATGCTGCAGCACGAGACCGGGCACCTGGACGGCTTTCTGTACCTGGACCGGCTGATCGGCCGCCACGCCCGCGCCGCCAAACGCGCCGTCAAGGCGCACGGCTGGGGAGTGCCCGGGCTGTCGTGGCTGCCGGGCGAAGGCCCGGACCCCTTCGGTCACTGA
- a CDS encoding glutamate--cysteine ligase yields the protein MPANRAQARIDFARSPRPTLGVEWEFALVDAQTRDLSNEATAVIAEIGENPRVHKELLRNTVEVVSGVCRSTGEAMADLRETLGPAHRIVRDRGMELFSAGAHPFAQWSTQKLTDAPRYAELIKRTQWWGRQMLIWGVHVHVGISSAHKVMPIMTSLLKYYPHLLALSASSPWWTGVDTGYASNRAMMFQQLPTAGLPFQFQTWAEFEGFVYDQKKTGIIDHVNEVRWDIRPSPHLGTLEVRVCDGVSNLRELGALVALTHCLVVDLDRRLEADETLPTMPPWHNQENKWRAARYGLDAIIIQDADSNERLVTEDLDDVLNRLEPVAKSLDCLDELAAVADIPRRGASYQRQRRVAEEHDGDLRAVVDALVDELEI from the coding sequence GTGCCGGCTAACAGGGCCCAAGCGCGTATCGATTTCGCCCGTTCGCCGCGGCCGACCCTGGGCGTGGAGTGGGAGTTCGCGCTCGTCGACGCGCAGACCCGTGACCTGAGCAACGAAGCCACCGCGGTGATCGCCGAGATCGGGGAGAACCCGCGCGTGCACAAGGAGTTGCTGCGCAACACGGTCGAAGTCGTCAGCGGCGTCTGCAGGTCCACCGGAGAGGCGATGGCGGACCTGCGGGAAACCCTGGGCCCCGCGCACCGGATCGTCCGGGACCGGGGCATGGAGCTTTTCAGCGCCGGCGCACACCCGTTCGCGCAGTGGTCCACCCAGAAGCTCACCGACGCGCCCCGGTACGCCGAGCTGATCAAGCGCACGCAGTGGTGGGGACGGCAGATGCTGATCTGGGGCGTGCACGTGCACGTCGGGATCTCCTCGGCGCACAAGGTGATGCCGATCATGACGTCGTTGTTGAAGTACTACCCGCACCTGTTGGCGCTGTCGGCATCCTCGCCGTGGTGGACCGGCGTGGACACCGGGTACGCCAGCAACCGCGCGATGATGTTCCAGCAGTTGCCCACCGCCGGCCTGCCGTTCCAGTTCCAGACCTGGGCCGAGTTCGAAGGGTTCGTCTACGACCAGAAGAAGACCGGCATCATCGACCATGTCAACGAAGTCCGTTGGGACATCAGGCCTTCGCCGCACCTGGGCACCCTCGAGGTGCGGGTCTGCGACGGTGTGTCCAACCTGCGCGAGCTGGGCGCGCTGGTGGCCTTGACGCACTGCCTGGTGGTCGACCTGGACCGCAGGCTGGAAGCCGACGAGACGCTGCCCACCATGCCGCCGTGGCACAACCAGGAGAACAAGTGGCGCGCCGCCCGTTACGGGCTGGACGCGATCATCATCCAGGACGCCGACAGCAACGAGCGGCTGGTCACCGAGGATCTCGACGACGTGCTCAACCGGCTCGAGCCCGTCGCCAAATCGTTGGACTGCCTCGACGAGCTGGCCGCCGTGGCCGACATTCCCCGGCGGGGCGCCTCCTATCAGCGGCAGCGCCGGGTGGCCGAGGAGCACGACGGCGATCTGCGGGCCGTCGTGGACGCGCTGGTGGACGAGCTGGAGATCTGA